Proteins encoded within one genomic window of Triticum aestivum cultivar Chinese Spring chromosome 2D, IWGSC CS RefSeq v2.1, whole genome shotgun sequence:
- the LOC123048950 gene encoding uncharacterized protein produces MGTGTGTALGPAMAAAASSTAHRPRPLPAAATANRSASRPTASAPPGRTLVCSAPRQSRPPRRAVATTARAAEAGAPSSTSPDAVTYSSSIDTDMPLYEPLGVSFDEYLQDRPRVFRAMFPDESRSQQLSDEEWRIQMLPLEFLLITVRPVVVMQLRNRNAGGLDLRITEWELRGLDSGYTPASFDLGVRGSLYADRGQRRGSRLRGHLEISITVALPPPLRIVPEAILRGVAESVLSTLAERMKRDVDVGLVADFRRFRLEKAASRAAVARADSKA; encoded by the exons atgggcacgggcacgggcacggcacTAGGGccggccatggccgccgccgcctccagcacGGCCCACCGGCCTCGGCCGCTGCCTGCCGCGGCGACCGCGAATCGCAGCGCCAGTCGCCCCACCGCCTCCGCGCCGCCCGGGAGAACGCTGGTCTGCTCCGCTCCCCGGCAGTCGAGGCCGCCGCGGCGCGCCGTCGCGACCACGGCCCGGGCGGCGGAGGCCggggcgccgtcgtccacctcgccGGACGCCGTCACCTACTCCTCCAGCATCGACACCGACATGCCCCTCTACGAGCCCCTGGGG GTGTCGTTCGACGAGTACCTCCAGGACCGCCCCCGCGTGTTCCGCGCCATGTTCCCCGACGAGAGCCGGAGCCAGCAGCTCAGCGAT GAGGAGTGGAGGATCCAGATGCTGCCGCTGGAGTTCCTCCTCATCACCGTGCGCCCCGTCGTCGTGATGCAGCTGCGCAACCGCAACGCCGGCGGGCTCGACCTCCGAATC ACCGAGTGGGAGCTGAGGGGGCTGGACAGCGGCTACACGCCGGCGAGCTTCGACCTGGGCGTGCGGGGGTCGCTCTACGCGGACAGGGGACAGCGGCGCGGCAGCCGGCTGAGGGGCCACCTGGAGATCTCCATCACCGTCGCCCTCCCGCCGCCCCTGCGCATCGTGCCAGAGGCCATCCTCCGGGGCGTCGCCGAGTCG GTCCTGTCGACGCTTGCCGAGAGGATGAAGCGGGACGTGGACGTCGGCCTCGTCGCCGACTTCCGGAGGTTCCGGCTGGAGAAGGCGGCCTCCAGAGCGGCGGTGGCGAGAGCGGACAGCAAAGCCTGA